The following are encoded together in the Pseudomonas sp. IB20 genome:
- a CDS encoding ABC transporter ATP-binding protein gives MAFLQLNALSKRYGAVDAVVATDLAVEKGEFVSLLGPSGCGKTTTLQMIAGFVDVSGGQILLDGRDITHAKPASRGLGVVFQSYALFPHMTVRDNVAFGLKMRKVPAAEIASKVKTVLDLVRLAPHAERYPRELSGGQRQRVALARALVIEPPVLLLDEPLSNLDANLREEMQFEIRRIQCAVGITTLMVTHDQAEALSISDRVVVMQAGRVTQIDAPYKLYEHPRTRFISDFVGKANLLPGDYDEFGAPQVRHASGDGELTLSLRPEKITLVDAGSGRVQGKVLDSYFFGSQWLYRIHTTLGEITVVRSNDGSAPLGCGAAVGLDWHAGLLRVLAVDEVRA, from the coding sequence ATGGCATTTCTCCAACTCAACGCCTTGAGCAAACGCTACGGCGCCGTCGATGCGGTGGTCGCCACTGACCTTGCGGTAGAAAAAGGCGAGTTCGTTTCCCTGCTCGGCCCCTCGGGCTGCGGCAAGACCACCACCCTGCAAATGATCGCCGGCTTCGTCGACGTGAGCGGCGGGCAGATCTTGCTCGACGGGCGCGACATCACCCACGCCAAACCCGCCAGCCGTGGCCTGGGCGTGGTGTTCCAGAGCTACGCGCTGTTCCCGCACATGACTGTGCGCGACAACGTCGCCTTCGGTTTGAAGATGCGCAAAGTGCCGGCCGCCGAGATCGCCAGTAAAGTCAAAACCGTGCTGGACCTGGTGCGCCTGGCCCCACACGCCGAGCGTTACCCGCGTGAGCTGTCCGGCGGCCAGCGCCAGCGTGTGGCCTTGGCTCGCGCGCTGGTGATCGAACCGCCGGTGTTGCTGCTGGATGAACCGCTGTCGAACCTCGACGCCAACCTGCGTGAAGAAATGCAGTTTGAAATCCGCCGCATCCAGTGCGCCGTGGGCATCACCACCTTGATGGTCACCCACGACCAGGCCGAAGCCTTGTCCATCAGCGACCGCGTGGTGGTGATGCAGGCCGGGCGCGTGACCCAGATCGACGCGCCTTACAAACTCTACGAACACCCGCGCACGCGCTTCATTTCGGACTTCGTCGGCAAAGCCAACCTGCTGCCGGGCGACTACGACGAATTCGGCGCCCCGCAAGTGCGCCACGCCAGCGGCGACGGCGAGCTGACCCTGAGCCTGCGCCCGGAAAAAATCACCTTGGTGGACGCCGGCAGCGGGCGCGTGCAAGGCAAGGTCCTGGACAGCTACTTCTTCGGCAGCCAGTGGCTGTACCGCATCCACACCACCCTCGGCGAAATCACCGTGGTGCGCAGCAATGACGGCAGCGCGCCGCTCGGTTGCGGCGCTGCCGTGGGCCTGGACTGGCACGCCGGCTTGCTGCGCGTGTTGGCGGTGGATGAGGTGCGCGCATGA
- a CDS encoding (2Fe-2S)-binding protein, translating into MALFKRLAETQRPALAFTLDGQPATGLLGDTVLTAVLTCAEHLRGSDFSAERRAGFCLMGACQDCWVRLEDGRRVRACSTLLEEGQAISRDPGRQA; encoded by the coding sequence ATGGCGTTGTTCAAACGACTGGCCGAAACCCAGCGCCCTGCCCTGGCCTTCACCCTCGACGGCCAACCGGCCACCGGCTTGCTCGGCGACACCGTGCTGACCGCCGTACTGACCTGCGCCGAGCACCTGCGCGGCAGCGATTTCAGCGCCGAACGCCGCGCCGGTTTCTGCCTGATGGGCGCTTGCCAGGACTGCTGGGTACGGCTTGAAGATGGGCGCCGCGTGCGGGCCTGCTCGACGCTATTAGAAGAAGGCCAGGCAATCAGCCGTGACCCGGGGCGCCAAGCATGA
- a CDS encoding ABC transporter permease: MSRNGPLALGFHGLVVLFMMAPLVVVCLVAFTPENTLSLPTSGFSLRWFRAVFERADFIQAFYNSLILAFTAATLATLIAVPAALAISRYQFPGRNFFSALFLSPIIIPHLVLGVAMLRLFALMGVNGSFIWLMLAHVVIITPYVLRLVLAAAIGIDRSAEQAAESLGASRFTLFRQITLPMILPGVAGGWLLAFINSFDEVTLSIFVSSPATQTLPVRMYVYATESIDPMMAAVSALVIALTAATMILLDRVYGLDRVLVGKH; encoded by the coding sequence ATGTCCAGAAACGGTCCTTTGGCCCTCGGCTTTCATGGTTTGGTGGTGCTGTTCATGATGGCGCCGCTGGTGGTGGTGTGCCTGGTGGCCTTCACCCCGGAAAACACCTTGAGCCTGCCCACCTCGGGCTTCTCCCTGCGCTGGTTTCGTGCAGTATTCGAGCGTGCCGACTTTATCCAGGCGTTCTATAACAGCCTGATCCTGGCGTTTACCGCCGCCACGTTGGCGACACTGATCGCAGTGCCGGCGGCCCTGGCGATCAGCCGGTATCAATTCCCCGGGCGCAACTTTTTCAGTGCGTTGTTCCTGTCGCCGATCATCATCCCGCACCTGGTGCTGGGTGTGGCGATGCTGCGTTTGTTTGCGCTGATGGGCGTGAATGGCAGCTTTATCTGGCTGATGCTCGCCCACGTGGTGATCATCACCCCGTACGTGCTGCGCCTCGTATTAGCGGCGGCGATTGGCATTGACCGCAGTGCCGAACAAGCGGCGGAGTCGCTGGGTGCCAGCCGCTTTACGCTGTTTCGCCAGATCACCTTGCCGATGATTTTGCCCGGTGTGGCTGGCGGCTGGTTGCTGGCGTTCATCAACAGTTTCGATGAAGTGACCCTGTCGATCTTCGTCAGCTCGCCGGCCACGCAAACCCTGCCGGTGCGTATGTACGTGTACGCCACCGAGTCCATCGACCCGATGATGGCGGCGGTGTCGGCGCTGGTGATTGCGCTGACCGCAGCCACCATGATTCTGCTCGACCGGGTCTACGGCCTGGACCGCGTACTGGTGGGGAAACATTGA
- a CDS encoding nicotinamidase has protein sequence MTLSKTAIASFDVDAQKSFTPLCPNELPVAGGDQIGAELNYMASLSGRRVGSKDAHTPHAPWVVTQHSEMLQPTGLAHADVTWVSHCVPGTEGFTLLDELPTPYDYDYFIWKGVEPDLHPYGACYHDLHDKLSTGVIEYLNAQGVRRVIVGGLALDYCVKTTALQLLKAGLEVVLHLPACRSISEEGGVQAVNELLKAGACISSTREELAAMATR, from the coding sequence ATGACCCTCTCGAAAACTGCCATCGCTTCATTCGACGTCGACGCCCAGAAGAGCTTCACGCCACTGTGCCCCAACGAATTGCCGGTGGCGGGCGGTGACCAGATCGGTGCCGAACTCAACTACATGGCCAGCTTGTCCGGCCGGCGTGTCGGCAGCAAAGACGCGCACACCCCACATGCACCGTGGGTGGTCACGCAGCACAGCGAGATGCTGCAACCCACCGGCCTTGCCCACGCCGATGTCACGTGGGTCAGCCACTGTGTGCCGGGCACTGAGGGTTTTACCCTGCTGGACGAACTGCCGACCCCGTATGACTACGACTACTTCATCTGGAAAGGCGTCGAACCCGACCTGCACCCATACGGCGCCTGCTACCACGACCTGCACGACAAGTTGTCCACGGGCGTCATCGAGTACCTGAACGCTCAAGGCGTGCGTCGCGTGATCGTCGGTGGCCTGGCTCTGGATTACTGCGTCAAGACCACCGCCCTGCAACTGCTCAAGGCCGGCCTGGAAGTGGTGCTGCACCTGCCGGCCTGCCGAAGTATCAGCGAGGAGGGCGGCGTACAGGCGGTGAATGAGTTGCTCAAGGCCGGTGCCTGCATCAGCAGCACCCGCGAAGAACTGGCCGCGATGGCCACGCGTTAA
- a CDS encoding DUF2239 family protein, protein MPTLNAPQCTVFLRHQRVAAGTYSDVADTLAGLDLPAGTFLVFDDATGTQVDYPWPSGYVPEQPAQASSDDEPPSVPSVGRPKLGVIAREVTLLPRHWEWLGQQRGGASAALRRLVDEARNANAARDQARQAKEASYRFMSAIGGNLQGFEDASRALFAEDAAAFANKIAHWPNEVQTYLAWLSRNAFPV, encoded by the coding sequence ATGCCGACGCTAAACGCTCCTCAGTGCACTGTCTTCCTCCGCCACCAACGCGTGGCGGCCGGTACCTATTCGGACGTGGCCGATACCCTGGCAGGTCTGGACCTGCCGGCGGGCACCTTCCTGGTCTTTGATGACGCCACCGGCACCCAAGTCGATTACCCCTGGCCCAGCGGTTATGTGCCTGAGCAACCTGCGCAGGCGTCAAGCGATGACGAGCCTCCCTCGGTCCCCTCGGTTGGGCGCCCAAAGCTGGGCGTGATCGCGCGCGAAGTCACTCTGCTGCCGCGCCACTGGGAATGGCTGGGCCAACAACGCGGCGGCGCCTCGGCAGCCTTGCGCCGGCTGGTGGATGAAGCACGCAATGCCAATGCCGCACGTGATCAGGCGCGCCAGGCCAAGGAAGCCAGCTATCGTTTCATGAGTGCCATTGGCGGCAACCTGCAAGGTTTTGAAGACGCCTCGCGGGCACTGTTCGCTGAGGATGCGGCGGCCTTCGCCAACAAGATCGCGCATTGGCCTAACGAGGTGCAGACGTACCTGGCCTGGTTGTCGCGTAATGCGTTCCCCGTCTAA
- a CDS encoding FAD/NAD(P)-dependent oxidoreductase encodes MKPIVIVGAGPAGISAARTLLDHGIKPCLVDESLRGGGQIYRRQPANFQRSAKQLYGFEASKAEAVHRTMDALAPLIDYRPETLVWNAEDGRLDMLNNGRAESLEYAQIIGATGATDRILPVPGWTLPGVYSLGAAQIALKYQGCAIGERVAFCGSGPLLYLVAYQYAKAGAEVVAVLDSAPFSAQCRALPALLGQPATLAKGVYYRAWLTAHGVPVHQGATLTQIDGEQRVKGIRWGEHTVHCDAVAFAHALRSETQLADLLGCEFAWNSLNRAWLPERDSAGRSSVNGVYLAGDGAGIMGADAAQIAGERAALAVLEDCGIAIDQRRAAVLEQKLAGIQRFRHGLETAFPFPEQWAAQAPDELMLCRCEEVSVGEVRAVVDEGHWEINRVKAHCRVGMGRCQGRMCGLAAAEIVAERSGRGIEHVGRLRGQAPIKPLPFGVEVQP; translated from the coding sequence ATGAAGCCAATCGTGATCGTGGGCGCAGGCCCGGCGGGAATCAGCGCGGCGCGCACCCTGCTCGACCATGGCATCAAGCCGTGCCTGGTGGATGAAAGCTTGCGTGGCGGCGGGCAGATTTACCGGCGCCAACCGGCCAACTTCCAGCGCTCGGCCAAACAACTGTATGGCTTTGAAGCCAGCAAGGCCGAGGCCGTGCACCGCACAATGGATGCGCTCGCGCCTTTGATCGACTACCGGCCCGAAACCCTGGTGTGGAACGCCGAGGACGGTCGCCTGGACATGTTGAACAACGGCCGCGCCGAGAGCCTCGAGTACGCGCAGATCATCGGCGCCACCGGCGCCACCGACCGCATCCTGCCGGTGCCGGGCTGGACCTTGCCGGGTGTCTACAGCCTGGGCGCGGCGCAAATCGCCTTGAAGTATCAGGGCTGCGCCATCGGTGAGCGCGTGGCGTTTTGCGGCAGCGGACCGTTGCTGTATCTGGTGGCTTACCAATACGCCAAGGCTGGAGCCGAGGTGGTCGCGGTACTCGACAGCGCCCCGTTCAGCGCCCAATGCCGCGCCTTGCCTGCATTGCTGGGGCAACCTGCGACCTTGGCCAAAGGTGTGTATTACCGCGCCTGGCTGACGGCCCACGGGGTTCCCGTGCATCAGGGCGCAACGCTGACACAGATCGACGGCGAGCAACGGGTCAAGGGCATTCGTTGGGGCGAGCACACAGTGCACTGCGATGCCGTGGCCTTCGCCCATGCCTTGCGCAGCGAAACGCAACTGGCGGATTTGCTTGGCTGTGAATTTGCCTGGAACAGCTTGAACCGCGCCTGGTTGCCGGAGCGCGACAGCGCCGGACGCAGCAGCGTCAATGGCGTTTACTTAGCCGGCGACGGTGCCGGGATCATGGGCGCGGATGCAGCGCAGATCGCCGGTGAGCGCGCGGCGCTGGCGGTGCTGGAGGATTGCGGCATTGCTATCGACCAGCGCCGCGCGGCGGTGCTGGAGCAAAAACTGGCAGGCATCCAGCGCTTTCGCCATGGCCTGGAAACCGCCTTCCCTTTTCCTGAACAGTGGGCCGCGCAGGCGCCGGATGAGCTGATGCTGTGCCGCTGCGAAGAAGTCAGCGTCGGCGAGGTGCGCGCGGTGGTGGATGAAGGTCACTGGGAGATCAATCGGGTCAAAGCCCATTGCCGGGTCGGCATGGGCCGCTGCCAGGGCCGTATGTGCGGGCTGGCGGCAGCGGAAATCGTGGCCGAACGCAGTGGGCGCGGGATTGAACACGTCGGCCGCCTGCGTGGCCAGGCACCGATCAAGCCGCTGCCGTTTGGTGTAGAGGTGCAGCCATGA
- a CDS encoding ABC transporter permease, translating to MSRGYLLSLPALALFTGLLILPLVMTLVLSFNVFDYQVGVKADEWTLAHYLSLFSDSYFYEIFWRTFWISALVTLLCVVIGVPEAYILSRMGTAWRSIFLILILTPLLISVVVRAFGWSLLLGADGLVNQVIQALGGRPVKLLYTPFAVIIALVHVMLPFMIIPVWTSLQKLDPSAEQAALSLGASQATVMRKIVLPQVMPGVLSGTLIVFGLAASSFAIPGLLGGRRLKMVATVVYDQYLSELNWPMGATIAVVLLLVNLLIMLSWNRMVESRYKKSLGV from the coding sequence ATGAGTCGGGGTTATCTGTTGTCGTTGCCGGCCCTGGCGCTGTTTACCGGGCTGTTGATTCTGCCGCTGGTAATGACCCTGGTGCTGTCGTTCAACGTGTTCGACTACCAAGTGGGCGTGAAGGCGGATGAATGGACCTTGGCGCATTACCTGTCGCTGTTCAGTGATTCTTACTTCTACGAGATCTTCTGGCGCACCTTCTGGATCAGCGCGCTGGTGACCTTGCTGTGCGTGGTGATCGGCGTGCCCGAGGCCTACATCCTCAGCCGCATGGGCACGGCGTGGCGCTCGATCTTCCTGATTCTGATCCTCACGCCGCTGTTGATTTCGGTGGTGGTGCGCGCCTTTGGCTGGAGCCTGCTGCTTGGCGCCGACGGGCTGGTCAACCAAGTGATCCAGGCCCTCGGCGGGCGTCCGGTAAAACTGTTGTACACGCCGTTTGCGGTGATCATCGCGCTGGTGCACGTGATGCTGCCGTTCATGATTATTCCGGTGTGGACCTCGCTGCAAAAGCTCGACCCGTCGGCAGAACAGGCGGCGCTGTCGCTGGGTGCGAGCCAGGCCACGGTGATGCGCAAGATCGTGTTGCCGCAAGTCATGCCTGGCGTGTTATCCGGCACCTTGATTGTGTTCGGCCTGGCCGCCAGCTCGTTTGCGATCCCCGGCCTGCTCGGCGGGCGCCGCCTGAAAATGGTCGCCACGGTGGTGTACGACCAGTACCTCTCGGAACTCAACTGGCCCATGGGCGCGACCATCGCGGTGGTGCTGCTGTTGGTCAACCTGCTGATCATGCTGAGCTGGAACCGCATGGTCGAAAGCCGCTACAAAAAGTCCCTGGGGGTTTAA
- a CDS encoding NAD(P)/FAD-dependent oxidoreductase has translation MIDVIVLGGGIVGASAALMLAQKGLRVALVERDFCGSHSSGVNYGGVRRQGRPLHQLPLSQRAHQLWADLPGLIGIDGEYVRSGHLKLARSHADFAALQAYAEQTRGFGLGLQLLGYAQLRARFPWVGDIAVGASLCPEDGHANPRLVSPAFARAARRLGASVYEQADVIRIEHDSRQFHVHCANGLHLYAPWLLNCAGAWAGTVAAQFGEPVPMTAAHPAMLVTEPLPVVMNVSTGVEGGGIYARQVARGNCILGGGRGFALGPLTARPGHAAVLEILRNASELYPFLKGAQAIRTWSGTEGYLPDHEPVIGPSSTQPGLLHGFGFAGAGFQLGPAVGEALAEIVCSGASRHPIEAFSIRRFQA, from the coding sequence ATGATCGACGTGATCGTACTGGGCGGCGGCATCGTCGGCGCTTCGGCAGCCTTGATGCTGGCGCAGAAAGGCCTGCGCGTGGCCTTGGTGGAGCGGGACTTTTGTGGCTCGCATTCCAGTGGCGTCAACTACGGTGGCGTGCGCCGTCAGGGGCGGCCGTTGCATCAGTTGCCATTGTCGCAGCGCGCTCATCAGCTGTGGGCCGACTTGCCGGGGTTGATCGGCATCGACGGTGAGTACGTGCGCTCCGGGCATTTGAAGCTGGCGCGCAGTCATGCGGATTTTGCCGCGTTGCAAGCCTATGCCGAGCAAACCCGTGGCTTTGGCCTGGGTTTGCAACTGTTGGGCTACGCCCAATTACGTGCACGGTTCCCTTGGGTGGGCGATATCGCGGTCGGCGCTTCGCTGTGCCCCGAAGACGGCCACGCCAACCCACGCCTGGTCTCGCCCGCCTTCGCCCGTGCAGCGCGGCGACTCGGCGCCTCGGTCTACGAGCAGGCCGACGTGATTCGCATCGAGCATGACAGCCGCCAATTCCACGTGCACTGCGCCAACGGCCTGCACCTGTACGCACCGTGGCTGCTCAACTGCGCCGGGGCCTGGGCCGGCACCGTCGCCGCACAGTTTGGCGAACCCGTGCCGATGACTGCCGCGCACCCGGCGATGCTGGTGACCGAGCCGCTGCCGGTGGTGATGAACGTCAGCACGGGCGTTGAAGGCGGCGGGATTTATGCGCGCCAAGTCGCCCGTGGCAATTGCATCCTGGGCGGCGGCCGTGGCTTTGCCCTTGGCCCGCTGACAGCGCGTCCAGGGCACGCGGCGGTGCTGGAGATTCTGCGCAACGCCAGCGAGTTGTACCCGTTTCTCAAAGGTGCCCAGGCCATTCGCACCTGGAGCGGCACCGAAGGTTACCTGCCCGATCATGAACCGGTGATCGGCCCCAGCAGCACCCAACCTGGCCTGCTCCACGGTTTCGGCTTTGCCGGTGCCGGGTTCCAGCTCGGCCCCGCGGTCGGTGAAGCCCTGGCAGAGATCGTCTGCAGCGGGGCCAGCCGCCACCCCATCGAAGCGTTTTCCATCCGTCGTTTCCAAGCCTGA
- a CDS encoding ABC transporter substrate-binding protein — MHTRIALSCLTLALLATTAHAAPTLYLGMNGGTMERVYADKVLPAFEKANNVKVVIVPGTSSDILAKVQANKDNPQMHVMFLDDGIMYRAISMGLCDKLAPSAPLEQIPAKAKIKDEAVAVTLGVTGLGYNAKMFKEKGWAAPTSWMDLADPRFKDKVVFQSLASSTFGLHGFLMFNRIQGGSETDVEPGFKAWPKTIGPNVLEYIASSAKISEMVQTDEAAIFPLTPTQVTTQKLLGIPMEYAQPKEGAVVLNVAECVIARNDQPELAQKLAAFLLTAQAQAPALEEGDQIPSNPTTPTTDKTRARVEAMQGYLQTAISIDWDQVNQARPEWNARWSRSIER, encoded by the coding sequence ATGCACACACGTATCGCGTTGTCCTGCTTGACCCTCGCGTTGCTCGCGACCACCGCCCATGCCGCGCCGACGCTGTACCTGGGCATGAACGGCGGCACCATGGAGCGGGTGTACGCCGACAAGGTGCTGCCCGCGTTCGAAAAGGCCAATAACGTCAAGGTGGTAATCGTGCCCGGCACCTCGTCGGACATCCTCGCCAAGGTCCAGGCCAACAAAGACAACCCACAGATGCACGTGATGTTTCTGGACGACGGCATCATGTACCGCGCCATCTCCATGGGCCTGTGCGACAAACTCGCGCCCAGCGCGCCCCTGGAGCAGATCCCGGCCAAGGCGAAGATCAAGGATGAAGCCGTGGCCGTGACCCTGGGCGTCACCGGCCTGGGTTACAACGCCAAGATGTTCAAGGAAAAAGGCTGGGCCGCGCCTACCTCGTGGATGGACCTGGCCGATCCCCGATTCAAAGACAAGGTGGTGTTCCAATCCCTGGCCTCCTCCACCTTTGGCCTGCACGGCTTTTTGATGTTCAACCGAATCCAGGGCGGCTCTGAAACAGACGTGGAGCCGGGCTTCAAGGCCTGGCCAAAAACCATCGGCCCCAACGTACTGGAATACATCGCCAGCTCGGCGAAGATCTCCGAAATGGTGCAAACCGACGAAGCCGCAATCTTCCCTCTCACCCCGACCCAGGTCACCACGCAAAAACTGCTCGGTATCCCGATGGAATATGCGCAACCCAAGGAAGGCGCAGTGGTGCTCAACGTGGCTGAGTGTGTGATTGCGCGTAATGACCAGCCGGAACTGGCGCAAAAGCTCGCAGCGTTTTTGCTGACCGCGCAAGCCCAGGCGCCGGCGCTGGAAGAAGGCGACCAGATCCCGTCGAACCCGACCACGCCCACCACCGACAAAACCCGCGCGCGGGTGGAGGCGATGCAAGGTTACTTGCAGACGGCGATTTCGATTGATTGGGATCAGGTCAACCAGGCGCGGCCGGAGTGGAATGCGCGCTGGAGTCGCTCGATTGAGCGGTAG
- a CDS encoding MATE family efflux transporter has translation MPVTQQRPLWQIYLIFLAPMVLSNFLQSFSGTLNGIYVGQMLGTQALAAVSGMFPIVFFFIALVIGLGAGASVLIGQAWGAQETGLVKAITGATLTLGALVGLIAAVLGGLFARPALQALGTPIDVLDDAVGYAQMMMLIMPLLLVFILYTQLLRGVSDTVSPLLALMVSTLVGLLLTPALIRGWIGLPPMGIQSAVYAGLVGNASAMLFLIVRLRHKKHVMAPDRELLAALRLDRAILGKVLRIGLPTGLQMVVLSLSELVILALVNSHGSQATAAYGAVTQIVNYVQFPALSIAITASILGAQAIGAGRLERIGPILRTGLLINTCLTGGLIVLGYLLSHWLLGLFITDDAARLNAEHLLHIMLWSILVFGFQAVVGGIMRASGVVLMPVAISIFCVLCVELPMAYMLNAHFGLEGVWMAFPVTYLAMLALQTAYYRLVWRHKQIVRLV, from the coding sequence ATGCCAGTCACCCAACAACGGCCGTTGTGGCAGATCTACCTGATCTTTCTGGCACCGATGGTGCTGTCCAATTTCCTGCAAAGCTTTTCCGGCACCCTTAACGGCATCTACGTCGGGCAAATGCTCGGCACCCAGGCGCTGGCGGCGGTGTCGGGGATGTTCCCGATCGTGTTTTTCTTTATTGCCTTGGTGATCGGCCTGGGGGCGGGCGCTTCGGTACTGATCGGCCAGGCCTGGGGCGCCCAGGAAACCGGATTGGTCAAGGCGATCACCGGTGCGACGTTGACCTTGGGCGCGTTGGTGGGGTTGATCGCGGCCGTGCTCGGCGGCCTGTTCGCGCGCCCGGCGCTGCAGGCGTTGGGTACACCGATTGACGTTCTCGACGATGCCGTGGGCTATGCCCAGATGATGATGCTGATCATGCCGCTGCTGCTGGTCTTCATCCTCTACACCCAGTTGCTGCGTGGCGTCAGTGACACGGTTTCGCCGCTGCTGGCGCTGATGGTCTCGACCCTGGTCGGCCTGTTGCTGACCCCGGCGCTGATTCGCGGCTGGATCGGCCTGCCGCCCATGGGCATCCAGAGTGCGGTGTACGCAGGTTTGGTCGGCAACGCCTCGGCGATGCTGTTTCTGATAGTGCGCCTGCGCCACAAAAAACACGTGATGGCGCCGGACCGCGAACTGCTCGCCGCCTTGCGCCTGGACCGGGCGATCCTCGGCAAAGTGCTGCGCATCGGCCTGCCGACTGGCTTGCAGATGGTGGTGCTGTCGTTGTCGGAATTGGTCATCCTCGCCTTGGTCAACAGCCACGGCTCCCAAGCCACGGCGGCGTATGGCGCGGTGACGCAGATCGTTAATTACGTGCAGTTCCCGGCGTTGTCGATTGCGATCACTGCGTCGATTCTCGGGGCCCAGGCGATTGGCGCCGGGCGCCTGGAGCGGATCGGGCCGATCCTGCGTACGGGCTTGCTGATCAACACCTGCCTCACCGGTGGCTTGATCGTGCTCGGCTACCTGCTGTCGCACTGGCTGCTGGGGCTGTTCATCACCGACGACGCGGCGCGGCTCAATGCCGAACACCTGCTGCACATCATGTTGTGGAGCATCCTGGTGTTCGGCTTCCAGGCGGTGGTGGGCGGGATCATGCGCGCCAGCGGCGTGGTGCTGATGCCGGTGGCGATCTCTATTTTCTGCGTGCTGTGTGTTGAACTGCCGATGGCGTACATGCTCAACGCGCACTTTGGCCTTGAAGGCGTGTGGATGGCGTTTCCGGTGACCTACCTGGCGATGCTGGCGCTGCAGACCGCTTACTACCGATTGGTGTGGCGGCATAAGCAGATCGTACGGTTGGTGTAG
- a CDS encoding IclR family transcriptional regulator, producing MDSTERNDGGKEVGAGSVSRLFALLRTLGEVPEGGERVTQLAQQVGLSQPTTHRLLRSLMDEGMVEQDARSKRYRLSLEFFALAANAGKTGNLRDLVRPSMLRLSASLGDSLFLLARSGFDAICLDRSEGPYPIRTFTGDIGGRVALGVGQGSLAILAFLPEEEREAVIRYNLPRLKDFHLYDEVLLRSEVESVRNLGYAARNTGVLEGMAGLAVPILNRDGHAVAALSVATISDRLGPSRLPMVVELLKREAAAIGPRINPFDPTLRRPSQTFGG from the coding sequence ATGGATTCCACTGAGCGAAATGATGGCGGTAAAGAAGTCGGGGCGGGCAGCGTGTCTCGTTTGTTCGCGCTGCTGCGAACCCTGGGTGAAGTGCCCGAGGGCGGCGAGCGGGTCACCCAACTTGCACAACAGGTCGGCCTGTCCCAGCCCACCACTCACCGCCTGTTACGCAGCCTGATGGACGAAGGCATGGTCGAGCAGGACGCACGCAGCAAGCGCTATCGCCTGAGCCTGGAGTTCTTCGCACTGGCGGCGAATGCGGGCAAGACCGGCAACCTGCGCGACCTGGTGCGGCCGAGCATGTTGCGCCTGAGTGCTTCATTGGGCGATTCGTTGTTCCTGTTGGCGCGCAGCGGCTTTGATGCGATCTGCCTGGACCGCAGCGAGGGACCGTATCCAATCCGCACGTTTACCGGCGATATCGGTGGGCGTGTCGCGTTGGGTGTGGGGCAGGGCAGCCTGGCGATTCTGGCGTTTTTGCCGGAGGAGGAGCGTGAGGCGGTGATCCGCTACAACCTGCCTCGGCTCAAGGATTTTCACTTGTATGACGAAGTGCTGCTGCGTTCGGAAGTGGAGAGCGTGCGTAACCTGGGGTACGCAGCGCGTAACACTGGCGTGCTGGAAGGCATGGCCGGGCTGGCGGTGCCTATTCTCAATCGGGATGGCCATGCGGTGGCGGCGTTGAGTGTGGCGACCATCAGTGACCGCTTGGGGCCGAGCCGGTTGCCGATGGTGGTGGAGTTGCTCAAACGCGAGGCCGCGGCGATTGGGCCTAGGATTAATCCGTTTGATCCAACGTTGCGCAGGCCTTCACAAACCTTCGGGGGGTAA
- a CDS encoding L-iditol 2-dehydrogenase has translation MKQLEGKSALITGSARGIGRAFAQAYIAEGATVAIADINLQRAQATAAELGPQAYAVAMDVTDQASIDAAIAAVVAHAGKLDILINNAALFDLAPIVDITRDSFDRLFSINVAGTLFTLQAAARQMISQGHGGKIINMASQAGRRGEPLVAIYCATKAAVISLTQSAGLNLIKQGINVNAIAPGVVDGEHWDGVDALFAKHEGLPPGEKKKRVGAEVPFGRMGTAEDLTGMAIFLASKDADYVVAQTYNVDGGNWMN, from the coding sequence ATGAAACAACTCGAAGGTAAGAGCGCGCTGATCACCGGATCGGCGCGCGGCATCGGCCGCGCCTTTGCCCAGGCCTACATCGCTGAAGGCGCAACCGTTGCCATCGCCGATATCAACTTGCAACGCGCCCAGGCCACGGCGGCTGAGCTGGGCCCACAGGCTTATGCGGTAGCAATGGACGTCACTGACCAAGCCTCGATCGACGCCGCGATTGCCGCCGTGGTAGCCCATGCCGGCAAGCTCGATATCTTGATCAACAACGCCGCACTGTTCGACCTGGCGCCCATCGTCGACATCACCCGCGACAGCTTTGACCGGCTGTTCTCGATCAACGTCGCCGGCACGCTGTTTACCCTGCAGGCTGCCGCCCGGCAGATGATCAGCCAGGGCCACGGCGGTAAGATCATCAACATGGCCAGCCAGGCCGGGCGGCGGGGTGAGCCGTTGGTGGCGATCTATTGCGCGACCAAGGCGGCGGTGATCAGCCTCACGCAATCGGCGGGGTTGAACCTGATCAAGCAGGGCATCAACGTCAATGCCATCGCCCCCGGCGTGGTGGACGGTGAGCACTGGGATGGTGTGGACGCGCTGTTTGCCAAGCATGAGGGGTTGCCGCCGGGGGAGAAGAAGAAGCGGGTTGGGGCTGAGGTGCCGTTTGGGCGCATGGGCACAGCGGAGGATTTGACTGGGATGGCTATCTTTCTTGCGTCGAAAGACGCCGACTACGTGGTTGCCCAGACCTACAATGTTGATGGCGGCAACTGGATGAACTAG